A single genomic interval of Acidobacteriota bacterium harbors:
- a CDS encoding FlgD immunoglobulin-like domain containing protein, with protein MLLPGVLLAVAVSMPVRSDVTDFLVNDDGGSAQQSSPRIAVAGDGTFVVAWADRREGNSDIYLQRYDAFGNPLGGNFRINDDSTGAHQSEPSIAVDLSGLFSLVWKDFRQGEYPFGPDIYFQRFDTAVSVIGENLCLTAGWPDSLKESPDIALAHWGSGVVVWADYRDHNWDIYGQRFSSDGGLIGSKFKINDDVNFAQQHAPRISVAPEGWFVVTWYDNRWGNDDIFVQHFDSLGSALGPNVRVNSDGAEVRQAFPDVAADGAGHFTVVWVDWRNGTYPSNPDLYARKYDTSMVPRAAEERVNRDGTRRAQREPTIAADRMGNVAIIWSDSTGSSWDITGQMIDVEGVIRETNFQANSFGDSAQLQPDVALDGRYRYVTWADRRQGNWDVFASITRYNDPTLVPVPSALKFEMELGGPLPEVQELRIEHTGYNALHFVVHSSVQWCLVTPDSGLTPAGVTVSVSGSSFDYGTHFGTLTLVDLHNQDSTSVVSVRLDVTVAELALSTDTVRLRAMTGLTDSVVGYVEVSNSGAGSFTWTAAESAPWLSLSDASGAPPSTVELIATAASLAEGLYAEPVVFRAEGALGSPDTVWVTLEVTAERPYLAVSPESFYVQTAYPGAVAETLVVENKGSGTLNWNATVADSWLQADRLAGGSGDTIHLAVDTLGLTPGSHETSIEITDTSSIIVSLTVPFVLEVLELSETDTLRLGSAQMETGGSAAIPVELHLLNRAREIQVPIMLDPVFVSIQSVEFDPVIVSQASVAHQIDSSLGLVLLSITAVSVDDFVETGEYQLARLRVTARDRPGVFPVDTARFDSLSVCVVTDRDGSVTPVVIPGQVTVDTPTELPPELRDELPRATALSQNFPNPFNLSTGIEFELPATAEVRLEVYNILGQKVRVLAGGLYSVGGHVVQWDGMYENGQVAPSGIYFYRLRSGPISLVRKMVLVK; from the coding sequence ATGCTCCTGCCGGGGGTGCTCCTTGCCGTCGCTGTCAGCATGCCGGTGCGAAGCGATGTGACTGATTTTCTGGTCAACGACGACGGCGGCTCGGCCCAGCAAAGCAGCCCGCGCATAGCGGTGGCCGGCGACGGCACCTTTGTCGTCGCATGGGCAGACAGGCGGGAAGGCAACAGCGACATATACTTGCAGCGCTATGACGCCTTCGGTAATCCCCTCGGCGGCAATTTCAGGATCAACGACGACAGCACCGGGGCACACCAGTCTGAACCGTCCATTGCGGTCGATCTGTCCGGATTGTTCTCACTTGTCTGGAAGGACTTTCGTCAGGGAGAGTATCCCTTTGGCCCGGACATCTACTTTCAGCGATTCGACACCGCCGTCTCCGTGATTGGCGAGAATCTGTGCTTGACAGCAGGATGGCCTGATTCTCTGAAGGAGTCTCCCGACATTGCTCTCGCCCACTGGGGCAGTGGTGTAGTGGTGTGGGCTGACTACCGCGACCACAACTGGGATATCTACGGTCAGCGATTCTCTTCAGACGGCGGGCTGATCGGATCCAAGTTCAAAATCAATGACGACGTCAACTTCGCCCAGCAGCACGCCCCCCGAATCTCGGTGGCTCCGGAAGGGTGGTTTGTTGTCACGTGGTATGACAATCGCTGGGGAAACGATGACATCTTCGTACAGCACTTTGATTCGCTGGGAAGCGCGCTGGGCCCGAATGTCAGGGTGAACTCTGACGGGGCCGAGGTACGGCAGGCTTTCCCGGACGTAGCGGCCGACGGGGCCGGTCACTTTACGGTGGTGTGGGTCGACTGGCGCAACGGGACGTATCCGTCCAACCCCGACCTTTACGCTCGAAAGTATGACACGTCTATGGTGCCTCGTGCCGCCGAGGAGCGAGTCAACAGGGACGGCACCAGGAGGGCACAGCGGGAACCGACCATTGCTGCCGATCGCATGGGTAATGTCGCCATCATCTGGTCCGACTCGACCGGCAGTTCCTGGGACATCACGGGACAGATGATTGACGTCGAGGGAGTAATCCGTGAGACCAATTTTCAGGCCAACTCTTTCGGAGACAGTGCCCAGTTGCAGCCGGATGTGGCCCTGGACGGCCGGTATCGTTATGTCACGTGGGCTGACCGCCGGCAGGGTAACTGGGACGTCTTTGCCTCGATCACCCGGTACAATGACCCGACGCTGGTGCCGGTACCTTCGGCGCTCAAGTTCGAGATGGAGCTGGGCGGACCGCTGCCCGAGGTCCAGGAACTGAGAATCGAGCATACCGGGTATAATGCCCTGCATTTCGTCGTGCACAGTTCGGTTCAGTGGTGTCTGGTCACGCCGGACTCCGGCCTGACCCCGGCCGGTGTCACGGTATCCGTTTCCGGCAGCTCTTTTGACTACGGCACCCATTTCGGCACACTCACGCTCGTGGACCTTCACAACCAGGATTCAACCTCGGTTGTGTCCGTTCGCCTTGACGTTACCGTGGCCGAGTTGGCGCTTTCCACGGACACCGTCCGCCTCAGGGCTATGACCGGCCTGACCGACAGCGTTGTCGGCTATGTTGAGGTTTCGAATTCGGGAGCGGGATCGTTCACGTGGACGGCTGCCGAATCAGCCCCCTGGCTGTCGCTCTCGGACGCTTCCGGGGCGCCGCCAAGCACCGTCGAGCTGATCGCCACGGCAGCCAGTCTGGCAGAAGGGCTTTACGCGGAACCGGTGGTGTTCAGGGCGGAAGGAGCCCTTGGCTCTCCCGATACCGTGTGGGTTACGCTCGAGGTTACAGCTGAACGGCCCTACCTGGCCGTTTCTCCGGAGAGCTTCTACGTTCAGACCGCGTATCCGGGCGCTGTAGCTGAAACGCTCGTGGTGGAAAACAAGGGCTCCGGCACGCTTAACTGGAACGCCACGGTGGCTGATTCGTGGCTTCAAGCCGATCGGTTGGCTGGCGGGTCAGGAGACACTATCCATCTCGCCGTCGATACCCTTGGCCTCACACCCGGGAGCCATGAGACGTCCATAGAGATCACGGATACTTCCTCCATCATAGTTTCGCTGACCGTTCCCTTCGTTCTGGAAGTGCTGGAGCTAAGCGAGACGGACACGCTCAGGCTGGGTTCGGCGCAAATGGAGACCGGCGGTTCGGCTGCAATTCCAGTGGAACTGCACCTGCTGAACCGGGCACGTGAAATACAGGTGCCAATCATGCTTGATCCGGTGTTTGTTTCCATCCAGTCCGTAGAATTCGACCCCGTCATCGTCAGCCAGGCTTCGGTCGCCCACCAGATAGACAGCAGCCTCGGCCTGGTGCTGCTTTCGATCACGGCCGTGTCTGTCGATGATTTCGTCGAGACCGGCGAGTATCAGCTCGCCCGCCTGCGAGTAACGGCGCGCGACCGACCAGGTGTCTTCCCGGTGGACACAGCGCGATTCGACTCGCTCTCGGTGTGCGTCGTGACCGACCGAGATGGCAGCGTAACGCCCGTCGTGATTCCCGGGCAGGTGACTGTTGACACACCTACCGAATTGCCGCCGGAGCTCCGGGATGAACTGCCGCGCGCGACCGCCCTGTCCCAGAACTTTCCCAACCCCTTCAATCTCTCGACCGGGATTGAATTCGAACTGCCCGCCACTGCCGAGGTCAGGCTCGAAGTGTACAACATACTCGGCCAGAAGGTCCGGGTGCTGGCCGGCGGGTTGTATAGCGTCGGCGGACATGTTGTCCAGTGGGACGGTATGTACGAAAACGGACAGGTAGCGCCGTCGGGGATATACTTCTACCGCCTGCGGTCCGGGCCGATTTCCCTGGTCAGGAAAATGGTGCTGGTCAAATAA
- the purD gene encoding phosphoribosylamine--glycine ligase, translating to MKVLIVGSGGREHALAWKLKQSKKVRAIFCAPGNGGMSLAGRCLNIPADNVRDLADFAQRKKIELTVVGPEQPLAMGIVDEFHRRKLKIFGPEKRAAQIEASKVFAKQFMQKYHIPTAPFKVFETSTEAVGFCKSLEYPAVIKADGLTAGKGVFVVGSFEEAARTVEAIMVDQRFGKAGARVVVESFLNGQEVSVMAITDGKTILPLLPSQDHKQAYEGDKGPNTGGMGAYCPTSFLDSALMQDVYDHILSPTITGLRNENITYQGVLYAGLMITASGPRVLEFNCRFGDPETQAVLPLLKTDLAEVLAKAVDRKLGSLDRLEWRSGAAACVVMASKGYPGKYKTGLRISGLQNYWNNSSFAFHSGTTKEGNKWLTAGGRVLSVIGLDKDLKGALGRAYEQIKRIRFEGAFFRRDIGFRAFKKGNRQN from the coding sequence ATGAAAGTACTAATAGTCGGTTCAGGAGGGCGCGAGCACGCTCTCGCGTGGAAGCTCAAGCAATCCAAGAAGGTCAGGGCCATTTTCTGTGCGCCGGGCAACGGCGGCATGTCCCTGGCCGGGAGATGCCTGAATATCCCCGCCGATAACGTTCGCGATCTGGCCGACTTCGCACAGCGCAAGAAAATCGAGCTGACAGTGGTCGGCCCGGAGCAGCCGCTGGCGATGGGTATAGTCGACGAGTTCCACCGCCGCAAGCTGAAGATCTTCGGACCCGAAAAACGAGCCGCACAGATCGAGGCCAGCAAGGTGTTCGCCAAGCAGTTCATGCAGAAATACCACATCCCCACGGCTCCGTTCAAGGTCTTCGAGACGTCGACCGAGGCGGTTGGATTCTGCAAATCGCTTGAGTACCCGGCGGTGATAAAAGCTGACGGCCTTACTGCCGGAAAGGGAGTGTTCGTGGTCGGCAGTTTCGAGGAAGCTGCCCGGACGGTCGAGGCCATAATGGTAGACCAGCGGTTCGGCAAGGCGGGGGCCCGGGTGGTGGTGGAATCGTTCCTGAACGGCCAGGAGGTGTCCGTGATGGCAATTACGGACGGTAAGACAATTCTCCCGCTTCTGCCCAGCCAGGATCACAAGCAGGCATACGAAGGTGACAAAGGCCCGAATACGGGCGGGATGGGTGCGTACTGCCCCACGAGCTTCCTTGACAGTGCGCTGATGCAGGATGTGTACGACCACATTCTGTCCCCCACCATCACCGGACTGCGCAATGAGAATATCACGTATCAAGGGGTCCTCTATGCCGGACTGATGATAACGGCCTCGGGGCCGAGAGTGCTCGAGTTCAACTGCCGGTTCGGCGACCCCGAGACCCAGGCGGTGCTGCCCCTGCTCAAGACGGATCTCGCCGAGGTGCTGGCCAAGGCAGTTGACAGGAAACTGGGCAGCCTCGACCGGCTGGAGTGGCGCAGCGGCGCGGCCGCCTGCGTAGTCATGGCCTCCAAGGGGTATCCCGGCAAATACAAGACGGGTTTACGAATATCCGGTCTCCAGAACTACTGGAACAACTCGAGCTTTGCTTTCCATTCCGGGACAACGAAAGAGGGGAACAAGTGGCTGACGGCGGGCGGCCGGGTGCTCAGCGTTATCGGTCTGGACAAGGATCTCAAAGGCGCCCTTGGCCGCGCCTACGAGCAGATCAAGAGGATTAGGTTCGAGGGAGCCTTCTTCCGTCGTGACATAGGCTTTCGGGCCTTCAAAAAAGGAAACAGGCAGAACTGA
- a CDS encoding fibronectin type III domain-containing protein yields MKKIIVLVLIPLIALVTGGCDNDDEIVYVSDPPPQSPQGVFSVTGDGQVTIGWLGLWEDDIVEYVVGWNDALLGEYEEVGRVPADPRDTETNLYWFVDTDVDNGTTYFYSVWAVDEAGQVSRPSYEAVFDTPRPQGQVELYSRFASPVQAGFDLSQSAVVPWDATTADVFIDHIEIADGDSTLVVLYLNTANPATDIQDKGYTDDFDDVDWAPVEGWSDLQYYEVIPGHTYVIWTADYHYAKMRVSYVSRDTRLVAFEWAYQVADTTNELGNRELMPPPPESEVDPEHVTAEQVDRTSR; encoded by the coding sequence ATGAAAAAGATAATAGTCTTGGTCCTGATCCCGCTTATCGCCCTTGTGACAGGCGGTTGTGATAACGACGATGAAATTGTCTACGTGTCCGACCCGCCGCCGCAGTCGCCTCAGGGCGTGTTCTCGGTCACCGGTGACGGGCAGGTCACGATCGGGTGGCTCGGTCTGTGGGAGGATGACATTGTAGAATACGTGGTCGGGTGGAACGACGCCCTGCTTGGGGAATACGAGGAAGTCGGCCGCGTCCCTGCCGATCCGCGCGATACCGAGACGAACCTGTACTGGTTCGTGGATACCGACGTGGACAACGGGACGACGTACTTTTACTCGGTCTGGGCCGTCGATGAAGCGGGCCAGGTTTCCCGTCCGTCATATGAGGCCGTCTTTGATACTCCCCGGCCGCAGGGCCAGGTGGAGTTGTACTCGCGGTTTGCCAGCCCCGTTCAAGCCGGCTTTGACCTGAGTCAATCTGCCGTCGTGCCCTGGGATGCCACTACGGCCGATGTCTTCATCGATCACATAGAGATAGCGGACGGGGATAGCACGTTGGTGGTGCTCTACCTGAACACGGCTAACCCGGCTACGGACATTCAGGACAAGGGATATACCGATGACTTTGACGATGTAGACTGGGCGCCGGTGGAAGGCTGGTCGGACTTGCAGTACTACGAAGTAATCCCCGGCCACACGTACGTCATCTGGACGGCTGACTACCATTATGCCAAGATGCGGGTCAGCTATGTGAGCCGCGACACCCGGCTGGTGGCATTTGAATGGGCGTACCAGGTTGCGGATACGACCAACGAGTTGGGCAATCGCGAATTGATGCCCCCGCCGCCCGAGTCGGAGGTTGACCCCGAACACGTTACGGCCGAGCAGGTCGACCGGACGTCACGCTAA
- a CDS encoding DUF4384 domain-containing protein, with translation MLRNTKKTALAALLAAIVSVTTAAAQPAEQEYGDYERVARVDRYLDAEVWTNHYDGEYYEGDNIVIHFRVSRDAFVVIYSIDTRGRVNLLFPADPTQDNFVYGGITNSLPGEDDGYDLMVNGPEGLEHLQIIASRERFSVPNWYHNSGLVFTGDDRYDYMDYLNDQYFVRYDGQRFAYDRAVIFVDEWEPYYYRPVYYPGYPAWSVCGNAYIDYPWGATVYVNGYYWGVAPLYIPRLVVGWHTVTIYDHYGYCWESDFHVSRYNTVVFSRTVVKTSATVTSKYAAVRKVGYRDPVMHGYPNFSAKPAGKNVTKLQAGSVTGTKTLKESGAFNDYVLDKKYVRGSTKLVKTKRGYETDVAGSGYTGKAKSVESSKSEAAGERRVTSYSEKTTDRGTSGKSTIGAKDYSPDKSVSGESSGYYEKKSGTSGKVRSGSGKAQSDPKVRVGSKSGAATSKPKGDAGKTPSVKSSKEEKSADKPSGSVKSRTTSKPSGGKSGGSVGSGSTSSSGSSSSGKTGKSSGGSSGKKSGSGGKGK, from the coding sequence ATGTTACGTAATACCAAAAAGACGGCGCTGGCGGCCCTGCTGGCGGCAATCGTCAGTGTGACGACGGCGGCGGCCCAGCCGGCGGAGCAGGAGTACGGCGACTATGAGCGCGTGGCGCGAGTAGACCGGTACCTGGATGCCGAGGTCTGGACCAATCACTACGACGGTGAGTACTACGAAGGTGACAACATTGTCATCCATTTTCGCGTGAGCCGGGATGCGTTCGTCGTCATCTACTCCATTGATACTCGCGGTCGGGTGAATCTCCTGTTTCCCGCAGATCCGACTCAGGACAACTTTGTCTATGGCGGAATAACGAACAGTCTGCCGGGTGAAGACGACGGGTACGACCTGATGGTCAACGGCCCCGAAGGCCTCGAGCACTTGCAGATTATCGCCTCTCGCGAACGTTTTTCGGTGCCGAACTGGTACCACAATTCGGGCCTGGTTTTCACGGGCGATGACCGGTACGACTACATGGACTACCTGAACGACCAGTACTTCGTTCGCTACGACGGCCAGCGGTTTGCCTATGATCGTGCCGTGATTTTCGTTGATGAATGGGAGCCGTACTACTACCGGCCGGTTTACTATCCCGGGTATCCGGCCTGGTCCGTTTGCGGTAACGCCTACATCGACTACCCCTGGGGCGCCACGGTATACGTCAATGGATACTACTGGGGTGTCGCGCCGCTGTATATCCCGCGCCTGGTGGTCGGCTGGCACACCGTGACGATCTACGACCACTACGGTTACTGCTGGGAAAGCGACTTCCACGTCAGCCGGTACAACACCGTAGTCTTCAGCCGGACGGTGGTCAAGACGAGCGCCACGGTGACTTCCAAGTACGCCGCCGTAAGGAAGGTCGGATACCGGGATCCCGTGATGCACGGCTACCCGAACTTCTCGGCCAAACCGGCCGGCAAGAACGTTACGAAGCTGCAGGCCGGCAGCGTTACCGGGACAAAGACGCTCAAAGAGTCCGGGGCGTTCAACGACTACGTGCTGGACAAGAAGTACGTGCGTGGTTCGACCAAGCTCGTCAAGACGAAGCGCGGCTATGAAACCGACGTAGCCGGTTCAGGTTACACGGGCAAGGCCAAGAGCGTGGAGTCGTCCAAGTCAGAAGCCGCCGGAGAGCGCCGAGTGACCTCGTATTCAGAAAAGACGACTGACCGCGGCACGTCCGGCAAGTCCACGATTGGTGCGAAAGATTACTCCCCTGACAAGAGCGTGTCGGGCGAATCTTCGGGCTACTACGAGAAAAAGAGCGGGACCTCCGGAAAGGTCCGCTCGGGCTCCGGGAAGGCACAAAGCGACCCGAAGGTGCGGGTCGGCTCCAAGTCAGGTGCCGCTACGTCGAAGCCCAAAGGCGACGCCGGTAAAACACCAAGCGTGAAAAGCTCTAAGGAAGAGAAGTCAGCCGATAAACCGTCCGGGAGCGTCAAGAGTCGTACGACGTCAAAACCATCCGGCGGTAAGTCCGGCGGCTCGGTCGGGTCTGGCAGCACATCTTCGAGCGGAAGCAGCTCCTCGGGCAAAACGGGCAAATCCAGCGGCGGGTCCTCAGGCAAGAAGTCCGGCTCGGGCGGCAAGGGGAAGTAA
- the hrcA gene encoding heat-inducible transcriptional repressor HrcA — MAFENLSDREKLVLFNLISHYIESADPVGSRVIADRFRMGISSATIRNTLQDLEDLGLVEQPHTSAGRVPTDKGYRVYVDYLLKPDTLSETEKETIKQSILREGRGISEILGQTARVLSDITDQLGLTVAPRFEEGVLGSLRLIPVSEGRLMVVVIVKSGLARSLILEVEASVSDSALREVEQGLTERLTGLTLSEIRRTITERMAGVSGQGRLIKLVMDAKDRIWTEDRAGDLHYAGTNTLLSKPEFADRGRLSKLMKVLEDGKVLLEFLGEAEREGLIITIGEENKMDEIINCSLVKSTYRVGNITGTIGIIGPTRMPYAKAVSIVEYTARSITELLAGMKPAKEL; from the coding sequence ATGGCTTTTGAGAATCTGTCGGACCGCGAAAAGTTGGTCCTGTTTAACCTGATCAGCCACTATATCGAGTCGGCCGATCCGGTGGGCTCGCGCGTTATTGCCGACAGGTTCAGGATGGGTATATCCTCGGCGACGATTCGCAATACCCTTCAGGATCTGGAGGACCTCGGCCTAGTCGAGCAGCCGCACACCTCAGCCGGCCGCGTCCCCACCGACAAGGGGTACCGTGTCTACGTCGACTACCTTCTCAAACCGGACACGCTCAGCGAGACGGAGAAGGAGACCATCAAGCAATCCATTCTCCGTGAAGGGCGGGGGATCAGCGAAATCCTGGGCCAGACGGCCAGGGTTCTCAGCGACATTACCGACCAGCTTGGACTGACCGTGGCGCCCCGATTCGAAGAGGGGGTTCTCGGGAGCCTGAGGTTAATTCCCGTTTCCGAGGGGCGGTTGATGGTCGTGGTGATCGTCAAATCCGGTCTGGCTCGCTCGCTCATTCTGGAAGTGGAGGCATCGGTATCGGACTCGGCGTTGCGGGAGGTGGAGCAGGGTCTCACCGAGCGCCTGACCGGGCTGACGCTCTCGGAAATCCGTCGCACCATAACTGAGCGCATGGCCGGTGTGTCCGGGCAAGGCCGGCTGATCAAGCTGGTCATGGACGCCAAGGACAGGATCTGGACGGAAGACCGCGCCGGTGATCTGCACTATGCGGGGACCAACACGCTGTTGTCCAAGCCGGAGTTTGCAGACCGCGGGCGATTGTCGAAGCTGATGAAGGTGCTCGAGGACGGCAAGGTGCTGCTGGAGTTCCTCGGTGAAGCCGAGCGTGAAGGCCTTATCATAACGATCGGCGAAGAGAACAAGATGGATGAGATCATAAACTGCTCACTGGTCAAATCGACTTACCGGGTCGGCAATATCACCGGCACTATCGGCATCATCGGTCCCACCCGGATGCCGTATGCAAAAGCAGTGTCCATTGTCGAGTACACGGCGCGATCGATCACCGAGCTGCTTGCCGGGATGAAGCCTGCGAAGGAGCTATGA
- a CDS encoding tetratricopeptide repeat protein, whose translation MAFADRTRMSERLILVIVLLAFLGLAPQAIADAEKAKEHYNAGVSAMQEGDDAAAVTAFEAAIAEDGDYSDAYLNLGVIYYRQKDYDKALEMFRTATEKNNQNVDGFANLGRVLMVLRQYAEAETAFKTAISIDENNAEVIKELGKSYYGRKNYTEAIATLERCHTLGAGDQLTYLYLGKSYQKENKINEAIAALEKSVALENSNYNAHSALGQIYLSQEKYLKAAGEFEAALKAKPKTGYRAAYNFAVAMESYNPDDVDTNIANWERFIALAKKNPKAKGEVGTAEGHVKELKEKKKAEALQ comes from the coding sequence ATGGCATTTGCAGATCGAACCAGAATGTCCGAGCGACTCATTCTCGTGATCGTCCTCCTGGCTTTCCTTGGCCTCGCCCCGCAGGCTATCGCGGACGCCGAGAAAGCCAAAGAGCATTACAACGCGGGCGTAAGCGCCATGCAGGAGGGCGATGACGCCGCCGCCGTCACCGCGTTTGAGGCGGCCATTGCCGAGGACGGGGATTACTCGGACGCATACCTGAATCTGGGCGTTATCTACTACCGGCAGAAGGATTATGACAAGGCGCTGGAGATGTTCCGGACCGCGACGGAAAAGAACAACCAGAACGTCGATGGCTTCGCCAATCTGGGCAGGGTTTTGATGGTGCTGAGACAATACGCCGAGGCAGAAACGGCTTTCAAGACCGCCATATCCATCGATGAGAACAACGCCGAGGTCATAAAGGAGCTCGGCAAGTCATACTACGGACGAAAGAACTATACCGAGGCTATTGCCACCCTGGAGCGGTGCCACACGCTGGGCGCAGGCGACCAGCTCACGTACCTCTACCTGGGGAAAAGCTACCAGAAGGAGAACAAGATTAATGAGGCCATAGCGGCCCTGGAAAAGTCTGTGGCTCTGGAGAACTCGAACTACAACGCGCATTCGGCGCTCGGTCAGATATACCTCAGCCAGGAGAAGTACCTGAAAGCCGCGGGAGAGTTTGAAGCTGCCTTAAAGGCGAAACCAAAGACCGGGTACCGTGCCGCGTACAACTTCGCCGTGGCGATGGAATCATACAACCCTGACGACGTCGACACCAACATAGCCAACTGGGAGCGCTTCATCGCGCTGGCCAAGAAGAACCCCAAGGCCAAGGGCGAAGTAGGGACCGCCGAAGGACACGTCAAGGAGCTCAAGGAGAAAAAGAAAGCCGAAGCGCTGCAATAG
- a CDS encoding sigma-54 dependent transcriptional regulator, with protein sequence MKRPKLLIVDDEPKQRELLSGYLGNEGFRVTEAESGERALEIYHTVFAPLALVDMKMPGIDGVELLIRLKEINPFIQVIVLTAFGSVESAVRAMKAGAFDYLTKPVEDLDELLLKLEKAAAQNRLVVDNQAMAERLAEIFPSAEIIGESPAITRVKELISLVGPRDATILITGPSGTGKELVVRAIHSLSPRSQNRLVAINCAAFPETLLEAELFGYERGAFTGADRAKQGRFELADGGTLFLDEIGEMPPAMQAKLLRVLEERSIQRLGSVRDIPIDIRILAATNRELEQLIERGKFREDLYYRLNVIRVHLPPLSERSGDILLLAERFIKKYARKIGKEVKGLDSEAASALAAYHWPGNVRELENVIERAIVLTRNEYLTKQDLPGLTAGGAMVAEAVVRTLSEVEKEHIKACLDSLGWNIGLSAEKLGIHRNTLRVKIKEYGLAKD encoded by the coding sequence ATGAAACGCCCGAAACTGCTGATTGTTGATGACGAACCTAAGCAACGGGAACTGTTATCCGGTTATCTGGGAAATGAAGGTTTCCGGGTCACTGAAGCTGAGAGCGGAGAGAGAGCGCTTGAAATCTACCACACGGTGTTTGCTCCGCTGGCTCTCGTGGACATGAAGATGCCTGGAATCGACGGTGTGGAACTGTTGATTCGCCTGAAAGAGATCAACCCGTTTATCCAGGTGATAGTCCTGACCGCCTTCGGGTCCGTGGAATCAGCGGTTCGTGCCATGAAGGCGGGGGCCTTTGATTATTTGACCAAGCCGGTCGAAGACCTGGACGAATTGCTGTTAAAACTGGAGAAAGCCGCCGCCCAGAACCGCCTCGTTGTCGACAACCAGGCAATGGCCGAGCGCCTGGCCGAGATTTTCCCCAGCGCCGAGATCATCGGCGAATCGCCCGCCATCACCCGGGTCAAGGAACTCATCTCGCTGGTCGGCCCCAGGGATGCCACGATACTGATCACCGGACCGTCAGGAACGGGCAAGGAGCTGGTGGTGCGAGCCATCCATTCGCTCTCGCCTCGTTCGCAGAATCGCCTGGTGGCGATAAACTGCGCGGCTTTCCCGGAGACGCTGCTTGAGGCCGAGTTGTTCGGTTATGAGCGCGGCGCCTTCACCGGCGCCGATCGGGCCAAGCAGGGACGGTTCGAACTTGCCGACGGCGGGACGCTGTTCCTTGACGAGATCGGCGAAATGCCGCCGGCGATGCAGGCTAAACTGCTGCGGGTCCTCGAAGAACGGTCCATTCAGCGTCTGGGCTCGGTTCGGGATATCCCCATTGACATCAGGATACTGGCCGCCACCAACCGGGAGTTGGAGCAGTTGATCGAGCGCGGGAAGTTCAGGGAGGATCTGTACTACCGCTTGAATGTCATCCGCGTGCACCTGCCTCCGCTCTCGGAAAGATCAGGTGATATCCTGCTGTTGGCCGAGCGGTTCATCAAGAAGTACGCGCGCAAGATCGGCAAAGAGGTCAAGGGACTGGACAGCGAAGCGGCCTCGGCACTGGCGGCGTATCACTGGCCCGGCAACGTTCGGGAACTGGAAAACGTCATCGAGCGCGCCATCGTCCTGACCCGGAACGAGTATCTCACGAAACAAGATCTCCCCGGGCTGACGGCGGGCGGGGCTATGGTTGCCGAAGCCGTCGTGCGGACCCTCTCCGAGGTCGAAAAAGAGCATATCAAAGCCTGCCTTGACAGTCTCGGCTGGAACATCGGCCTCTCGGCCGAGAAGCTCGGCATACACCGCAATACCCTGCGGGTGAAGATAAAGGAATACGGGCTGGCAAAGGATTGA
- the purE gene encoding 5-(carboxyamino)imidazole ribonucleotide mutase, with protein sequence MPRVLILVGSKSDLEYAEQCRSLLKEFRIDGDIEVCSAHRQPQKTAELAGKAEETGYEVIVAMAGLSAALPGVAAAHSILPVIGVPLPAALDGLDALLSVVQMPPGIPVAAVAIGAPGAKNAAILAARILALKYPDVRAAVAQHRQAL encoded by the coding sequence ATGCCCAGAGTACTCATACTGGTCGGGTCGAAATCGGACCTGGAATACGCCGAACAATGCCGGTCGCTGCTGAAGGAATTCCGTATCGACGGTGATATAGAAGTCTGCTCGGCGCATCGACAGCCTCAGAAAACCGCCGAACTGGCCGGTAAGGCCGAGGAGACCGGGTACGAAGTGATCGTTGCCATGGCCGGTCTCTCGGCGGCGCTGCCGGGAGTGGCTGCGGCCCATTCGATACTTCCGGTAATCGGCGTACCCCTTCCTGCGGCGCTCGACGGACTCGATGCGCTGTTGTCGGTCGTGCAAATGCCGCCGGGGATACCGGTGGCGGCGGTGGCAATCGGCGCGCCGGGAGCGAAGAATGCAGCGATTCTGGCCGCCAGAATTCTGGCCCTGAAGTACCCCGACGTTCGGGCGGCCGTGGCGCAACACCGCCAGGCGCTGTGA